TCGGGCAGGGTGTTGGTTTAGGCGGAGAATGGGGAGGAGCTGTTTTGCTTGCTATTGAAAATGCACCGCCGCATAAACGTGCGTGGTACGGCATGTTTCCGCAATTGGGTGCTCCAATTGGATTACTGCTTTCCGGAGGAACTTTTCTTTTGTTGACTGATTCTATGAGTAATGAAGATTTTATGGATTATGGTTGGAGAATTCCATTTATTGCCAGTGCACTTTTGGTCATAGTCGGTTTTTACATTCGAACAAAAATTACAGAAACACCTTCTTTTGAAAATTCCAAAAAAGAACAAGAAGAAGTTAAAGTTCCTTTTTTAGAATTAGTCAAATCATATAAAAATCAGCTTATTTTTGGAACCTTCGCCGCTATTACGACTTTCCTGGTTTTTTATCTTATGACGGTATTTACGTTAAGCTGGGCAACTTCTGATCTTGGAATTGTTAAAAGAGACGGATTGCTGATACAATTGTTTTCGGTATTGTTTTTTGCCATTTTTATCCCGGTTTCGGCTGTAGTGGCAGATAAAATTGGTCGTCGTAAAATGCTCATTTTAGCAACTCTTGCTATTGCCGTTTTTGGATTTTTCTTTCCATTCTTTTTAAGTACCGGAAATATAGCGTTAGTAACCACTTTTGCTTGTATAGGAATGGCTTTAATGGGATTCACGTATGGACCTTTAGGGACTTTTCTGTCTGAGTTGTTTCCAACAAATGTTCGTTATTCCGGAGCATCTTTAACTTTTAATATGGCGGGAATTTTGGGTGCTGCTTTTGCGCCTATGATCGCTATTTGGTTAGCTAAGAAATATGATGTCAGTTACGTAGGGTTTTATTTAGTTGCTGCAGCCTTAATTTCTTTAATTTCGTTCCTTGTAATTAGTAAAGATGAACATAAATTTTAAATCTTTTATAAAAATATCCATTCTAATGACATTATGTATTAATGTAATGATGTGTTAGAAGTTTAAAAATATTGAAATAGAAAAGTCCGCAGAAATAATTTATTTTTTGCGGACTTTTTACTTAAATAAATACTAGAGGGCTTCTCTAAAATCTTTTCAAAAAATGTCCTTAATATCCTGTATTTTTGCAAGAAAAATAAATTCTTTTGAAAACGAAACTTTTTGTAATCACACCGCCTTTTACACAGCTGAATACACCGTATCCGGCTAGTGCGTATATAAAGGGTTTTTTAAATACTAAAAATATCGAATCGGTGCAGGCTGATTTGGGTATTGATGTGATTTTGGAATTGTTTTCAAAAAAAGGACTTTCTGATTTGTTTCAGGTTTCAAGTTCAAAGTTTCAAGTTTCTGAAATCTCTGATAATTCCAAAAGAATTTTTGCTCTTCAGGATGAATATATCAAAACGATTGATCCCGTAATTCAGTTTCTGCAGGGTAAAAATCCAACTTTGGCATTACAGATTTGTCAGGAGGATTTTCTGCCCGAAGCTTCTCGTTTTGCACAGCTTGAAGAACTTGACTGGGCTTTTGGTTCTATGGGAACTCAGGATAAAGCCAAGCACTTAGCGACTTTATATCTCGAAGATATTTCGGATTTTATTGTAGAATGTGTCGATGAAAATTTTGGATTCAGCCGATATGCCGAACGTTTAGGCCGAAGTGCGAATTCTTTTGATGAATTGTATGAAGCTTTACAGCAAAAACCGACTTACATTGATTCGATTTTAATTTCACTTTTAAAAGCTAAGATTGAAGCCGTAAAACCAACTTTGTTTCTGATTTCTGTTCCTTTTCCTGGCAATTTATACAGCGCGTTTCGATGCGCACAATGGGTAAAACAAAATCATCCCGAAATTAAAATTTCAATGGGAGGAGGTTTTCCTAATACTGAATTACGTTCTCTTTCGGACAAACGTGTTTTTGAGTTTTTCGATTTTATCACTTTAGATGATGGCGAAGTGCCGATTGAAGAATTGATTTTTCATTTAGAAAATCCGGGTTCAAACTCGTTTAAAAGAACTTTTCTTTTGGAAAACGGAGAAGTAGTCTATAAAAACAATTCCTTAAAACACGATTACAAACAAGCTTACGTAGGAACTCCTGATTATTCAGATCTGCCTTTGGATAAATATATTTCGGTTATCGAAATCGTAAATCCAATGCACAGAATGTGGAGTGACGGCCGATGGAATAAACTCACGATGGCTCATGGCTGTTACTGGGGGAAATGTACTTTTTGTGATATTTCTTTAGATTACATCAAGGTTTACGAACCTGTTGCGGCAAGTCTGCTTTGTGATCGTATGGAAGAATTAATCGAGCAGACAGGACAAAACGGCTTTCATTTTGTAGACGAAGCGGCACCTCCGGCTTTAATGCGTGCTGTGGCGCTCGAAATTTTAAAAAGAAAACTGGCTGTAACATGGTGGACCAATATTCGGTTTGAAAAAAGTTTTTCAAAAGATTTGTGTTTATTGCTAAAAGCTTCCGGCTGTATCGCAGTTTCCGGAGGATTAGAAGTAGCATCTGACCGATTATTGAAATTAATAGACAAAGGTGTTACCGTTGAACAGGTTGCTAAAGTGACCCGAAATTTTACCGAAGCCGGAATTATGGTTCATGCGTATTTAATGTACGGATATCCAACACAAACAATTCAGGAAACGGTTGACAGTCTCGAAATGGTTCGTCAGTTGTTTGAAGCCGGCGTTTTACAATCGGGATTCTGGCATCAGTTTGCTTTGACGGCCCATAGCCCGGTTGGATTGTATCCTGAAAAATTTGGCGTGACCAAGAAAACAGAAACGATTGGAACTTTTGCCAATAATGATATTGAATACAGTGATTCAACAGGAATTAATCATGATAAATTCAGCTTTGGATTGAAAAAATCGCTTTTTAATTTCATGCACGGAATCTGTTTTGATTATGAACTTCAGGAATGGTTTGATTTTAAAATCCCGAGAACCAAAATTCATCCTGATTTTATTTTTAATGCTTTAGAAGAACAAAACGACTTCAATACCAAGCCCAATGCAAAAGTAGTCTGGCTTGGCGGTAAACCTTCGGCAGAAATTTTTACGAAATCAAAGAAAGGCAGAAGCTGGGAAATGATGTCGCTGACTTTTCACGACAAAAAAGAAAGTTTTAGTATTCAGACCAGCAGAGAAGAAGGTGAATGGCTGATCGGGATTCTGTCTAAAATCTCGGTTTCGAATGCTAAAAATTATACTTTTCAGGAAGTGAAAAATGATTTTGAAACTGCATTAGAGGATTTCGAATTATTTTGGTATTCGAAACCCATTAATACGCTGAGGGAATTTGGACTTTTGGTTTTATAATCAATATTCTATCGAATAACCATCGTTAGGAATGGCAGTTTTAGATAAAAGATTGTTTTGCGAAAGCGCTCTTTTTAATTCTTCCCTTGTTGTCGGGCAATGGTTTAAAGCTTCCAGATGATTGGCAAAAACTTTTCCGGGTGCCAGTGCAGCAAATCGCAGAATATCATTCATTCGCATAAGTAACGGCTGTCCTATGTCTAATCTGGCCGTACCGCAGGCCACGGTCGAAATATCGGGTTTTAGTTCTGTCAATACCTTTTGCACATCATCTGTAAAAATAGTATCAGAGCTTATGTAAACCGTTTTTTGGTTGGGAAGTTCAATATAAAAACCCATTACATTTCCCATCAGTTTTGCTATAAAACCATAACCGTGAAGTGCCGGAATACCAATAATTCTTCCGCCCAAAAAAGGCTGCGGTGTCCAGTACTCCAGAGTCTGAATAACTTTTAAACCTCTTTGGGTCAGTTTTTTTTCGTCTTTCTCGCTGCAGATAACCGGAACGCTGTTTCGTCTTAAAAACACTTCTCCCGCTTTGTCGATATGATCCGGATGCAGGTGCGTAATTAAACAATGCGTCACTTTGCTCAGGATCTCCCTGCTGTTTTTGGGCAGAGCAACAAGCGGATTTCGTTTTGGTTTATAACGAAAAATAGTAAAAGGCGCTATTGTTTTTCTCTTTCCAAGCATTGGGTCAACCAGAATTACATGCTCTTCTGTTTCAATTACCAATGTGGCATTTCGTAAGTGATGTATTTTCATATCCGGGAAAATTAGAACTTAAAAATACAAAGATTTTCGAAAATCTATTTACAGATTTTTCTTTATTTTTAACAGAATTGTTAATAATTCTGACAGGAATTGTATAGCTTCCTGGAGGGCACTATGCAATCAAAAAGCGGAAACCAATTCCGTGCAGGTTTTCAATCGAAATGCCTTCTTCGCCGGCTAAAATTTTGCGAAGGCGGGAAATAAACACATCAAGGCTTCTTCCCATAAAATAATCATCTGTTCCCCAAAGGGCAGTCAGGATTTGTTCTCTTTTAAGAACCAAGTTTTTATTGTCAAGAAAAAGTTTTAGTAACTCGGCTTCACGCTGCGTAAGGCCTACTTTTTCAGTATCATTATAAAGGATAAAATTTTTGGTGTCGAACTGGTATTTTCCAATCTCATAGATCGATTTTTCGACTTTGTTGTTTTTTTGAGATCGTTTTAGGAACACTTCGATTTTCAGGATCAGTTCTTCAATGCTGAAAGGTTTTACCAGATAATCATCAGCACCAAGACGAAGTCCTTTTATGCGGTCTTCTTTTAAAGTCTTAGCCGAAAGAAAAATAATAGGTACATCAATATCAATTTTTCTAATTTCGGAAGCCAGTTCAAAGCCGTCCATTTTCGGCATCATGATATCCAGAATACAAATATCAAAAAGTTCCTCTTTAAAAGCCTCCAATCCTGATTTTCCATTGGTACAATGCACAACCTCATAATTATTCTGTTCAAGATTGTCTTTGGTTAAAAATGCTAATGTTTCATCGTCTTCGGTATAAAGTATTTTGAATTGCTTCATCTTTTATAAGGAATTGAGAGAGTAATGGTAACTCCGTTTGTTAAATTATTTTCGGCTTTTATTTTCCAGTTTTGAAGGCTGCAGATTTCTTTTACATAAAATAATCCAAGTCCAAAACCGTTTACTTCATTGCTTTTTTCATTTTGTATTCGATAGAATTTATCAAATATAAACGATAATTTTTTATTAGAGATACCAATTCCGTTATCTGTGAATTCAATTTTTAAAAGAGAATTCTCTTCGTAAATTTTAACTGTAATTTCCGGTTTGGTATTACAGTATTTTACTGCATTGTCTAAAAGGTTGTAAACTAAATTAGCAAAGTGAAAAACATCGGTTTCCAAAACATATTCTCCCGAAGCGCTTTCAATTTTAATTTCGGCATCGGGATACTTAAGCACAATATTTTCGATAGTTTCCTCAATAACCGGAACGATTAAAGTAGTTTCTTTTTTTAATTCTAAAGGCGTATAGTCAGATTTTGCGACAGTTAATATTTTTTCAATATGATGATTCAGTTTATTACCCTGATTCAGGATGATTTCCGTATAAGTGTGGAGTTTTTTGTTTTCTTTTATAAGATTTTGTTCGCTTAAATATTTTGAAGCAATTAAAATAGATGATAAAGGCGTTTTAAATTCGTGCGTCATATTATTGATAAAGTCACGCTGCAATTCAGAATATTTCTTTTGCTGTAAAAGTTTAAAAATGGAGTACACGTAAATCAGTAAAATCAGAATTAAAGCGATCGAAAGCACAAACCAAAATCGCATAGAACTGAATAAATAAGTAGTTTCATTAGGAAAACGAACCACGAAATAATAAACCAGATTTTTATGTTTGGGGAAATAAACCGTCTTTTTTTCTTTGTCTTTTTTAGATAAAGAAATATAATCGCCGTACACCATTTCGTCACTCTGGCAATTGTACATTGCGTATTCAAAGTCGGTTGCTATGTTTACTTTTTTGAATTCCGTTTTCAGGTAAAACTCCAGAATATCCGGTTCAAATTCATTTTCGACATTTACTATATAATAATCGTTGGCTATTTTTTGCACCGGATTCTGCACCGGTTCATGATTAGTGCCTTCATATAATTTTCTGGCCACTTCAAGAAGTGCAATATGGGCTTTCTGGCTTAGTTTTTTCTGCTCGAGCGTAAAAGCCTCTTTTGTCCATAACAGCTGTGCCACCAGAATGCTCATAATGGCAACCAATCCCAGAACAATGATACTATTGAGTTTATTTATTTTCAAGAAAAAAGTCTTTTTTAAAATGTAATATTAAGCAATTTTAAAGTGAAAAAGGTCGATTAACAAGTCGTTAACAAACATTTGAAACCGGTTAACAGCGATTTGATTTTAACTCAGGTACTTTTGAAATATAGAAATCGAACTATAAACCATTTTAAAATATTTAGCTATGAAAATCGTAAAAATCTCAATGCTGGCTCTGGCTTTAGGCTTAATGTCTTTTTCAGCAATTGCACCGGTAAAATCTTTATCTTCAGAAACTGAAGTAATCGAAACAGCTTCTACAATTGTATGGAAAGCTGAAACAATCGACGTTGGACAAATTCCGCAGGGAACTCCAAAAGCAATTGTTTACGAATTTAAAAATACAGGAAAAACAGCAGTTGTAATTACAAATGTTCAGGGGTCTTGCGGCTGTACTGCAACAGACTATACAAAAGAACCTGTTTTGCCTGGAAAATCTGCAAAAGTTACCGCAACTTACAACGCAGCAGCAAAGGGTGCTTTTACTAAAACTGTAACCGTAACAACAAGTGCCGAGACTACTCCAAAAGTGCTTACTTTAAAAGGAACAGTTATCTAAAAAATAATTTTAATAGGTTGGTTATAAACGTGGCAGCTCCGGATATGTAATGTATCCGGAGCTTTTTTTATGTCTAAAGCCGAAGTCTGTTTTTATTTTTAATACTAGTTTGAATTAAGTAAAACTTTCCTATTTTTAACCAAAAATTGATATGAAAATCTGGTATTCGATTATTGCGTTTGTAGTGCTTCTAACGGTTGTTTCATGTAATTCGAAAGGAGAAAAAAAGAAGGAAAATCAAAAAAAGAAAGTTGAAATTCCGGAACTGAGACTTACTATTGACAGTACAAAAATTGCTGCTTTTTTTACAGCCTATCCAAAACTGGAAAAATTTCAGGGCGATGTTTTCAATTTGTATAAAAAGAACAAATCAACCCAATTGTGGCTGGATAATAAAGGCGTGGTCGAATTTGGCAACACACTTTTTAATAAATATAAAGGTCTGGATTCTGAAGGTCTGAAAGCCAATTTTCCATACAAGGAAATCAACGCTGTTTTTGAAAATAATACCGATAATAAATTATCAAAAGAATATACCGATTTGATGATTTCGAATCTCTATTTCTATTATGCCGAAAAAGTATACAGAGGTTTTGACGAAAAAACATCTATTTCGTTAGAATGGCTTTTACCGAGGAAAAAGCTGAACTATCAGGTTTTAACGGATTCTATTTTTAAGAAATCAACGATCAACGATGATAAGAAAAGCAAAATGTTCAGCCAGTATTATAAACTTCGTGATGCGCTGAAACAATACAGAGACATTGAAAAAAATGGCGGCTGGAAAAACATTGAAACGGATGAAGATTTTAAAAGCCTGAAACTGGGTGATTCTTCGACAGTAGTTTCTCAAATCAGGGAAAGACTTTTTATAACCGGAGATCTTAAAGAAGATACGAAAAGCCAGGTATGCGATTCGACTTTAATAAGTGCCATGAAAAACTATGAACAGCATCATGGTTATACACCTAAAAATGTTATACTGTCAGAACATATTAACGATCTGAATATTCCGGTTTCTGACCGAATTAAAACCATTATCGCCAATATGGAACGCTGCCGATGGATTGATCCTGATCTTGAGAAAGGGCAGAAATACATTGAAATCAATATTCCGGAATTTAAACTCTATATAATCGAAGACGCTAAAATTGCTTTTACCTCGCCGGTTGTAGTAGGAAAAGCGATGACAAAAACGGTTATTTTCAGCGGTATGATGAACAATATTGTTTTTAGTCCGTACTGGAATGTACCGCCAAGTATTATTGCCAATGAAATTAAACCCGGAATGGCAAAAAACAAAAATTATCTGAAACAGAAAAACCTGGAATGGAATAATGGAGCAGTGAGACAGCTTCCCGGCAAAAACAATTCGCTGGGACTGGTGAAGTTTTTATTCCCTAATTCAAGTAATATTTACCTGCATGATACACCTTCAAAAAGTTTGTTTGAAAGAGAAAGCCGTGCTTTTAGTCATGGATGTGTGCGTGTGGCAAAACCACGCGAACTCGCCATAGAATTACTAAAAGACGATAAGCAGTGGCCTCCTGCCCGAATTGACAAAGCCATGCATGCCGGAAAAGAAAACTGGTATACCTTAAAGAAAAAAGTTCCGGTTTACATAGGCTATTTTACTGCCTGGGTAGATCGCGAAGGGAATTTAAATTTCTACAAAGATATTTATGGAAGAGATGAAAGTCTGATAAAACTCTTAACCGAAGAATAAAGATTTAAATTCTAAATTCCTAAAACTGGGTTTGGAAATTTAATTTGCTTAATCAGAATGAAAAAGTGGAGTTGCAGATTAAGAATTAATATGATTTTAAAAAATCGCTGTTAATCCTTAATCTGCGGTAAAAAATTATTCAGATAAAACGTCGATGCATTTATAAAAACGTTTGGTATAGTGTTCTGTGTCAAGTGCGGTTATAGTTACCTGCTGGGCTTTTCCGGATGAAGCGTGAATAAATTTCGATTTCATTCCGTTGGCTTCGCAGATTATTCCAAGGTGTCCCACAACCGTTCGGTCTTTGTAGCCGTAGAAAACCAGAATATCGCCTACTTTAAATTCTTCCGGTTTTAGAGTTTTTCCTAAATTCTTATAACCGCTTGAACTCCTTGGTAACGTCAATCCGAAATTACCATACACATAACTTACAAATCCCGAACAGTCAAACCCTGCATCCGGATTACTGCTGGCATATTTATAAGGAACTCCTAAATATTGTTTTGCATACGTAACAAGCAAATCTCTGTCGATTGTGCTTTGTTCTGTTTTTACAGAAAACTGTTCTTTTGTTGTGAAAGAAGAAAATAAAAGCGAAAGTAAAACTATGGAAATGTAAGATTTCATTTTAAAATATTAAAAAATGGAATTTATAAAGATAGTTTGTTTTAATGGGGATATCAAACTGGAAATAAATTTTGGTATTTTTTTATTACTTTTTGACATTTTAGTATCTTTTAGTGTAGTCCATTTCAAATATATTTGTGAATCTTATTTATATTTTAACAAATAAATTATGTTTCTCAAAAAATATGCGGTTTTATTTCTGTTTTTGCTGATTTCTATTCTTTCGACAGCACAAAATCAGAATCGTTTTCTATACGCCGGACGAGTTGAAAAGCTCCAAAACGATCAGGTAATTTTAATTGGAACAGCATCCTCTGTCTCGTTTAATTTTACCGGAAATGAATGTTCAATTTTACTTCAAAGTGTTGATTCTTACGAACATCATAACTATGTTTCGTTAGTTCTTGACGGAAAATATATAGGTAAAATCAGAATTGAAAAAGGAGCAGCTCAGTCATTTCCCGTAAAAATAACTTCAAATAAAAAAGAACATCATTTAGAAATCTATAAAAATACCGAAGCGCAGAGCGGTAACATTTTGTTTGCCGGAACAACTGCAAAACTGACTTCAATTTCTTCAAAAAAGAAAAAGAAAATCGAATTCATCGGCGATTCAATTACCTGCGGGGCTGCAAGTGATCCTTCGGAAATTCCTTGCGATAAAGGCGAATATATGGATCATCATAACAGTTATTACGCTTACGGACCATCATTGTCAAGACAAATTGGTGCCGATTATCTGATGAGCTGCGTTTCAGGAATTGGAATGTACAGAAACTGGAACGACGAGAATAAAGAGGAAGCTATTATGCCCGATATTTATGGGAACTTGTATCTGACAAAAGATCCTGCTAAACCCAAATATGATTTTGCATTTCAGCCGGATATTATCAGTATTGCTTTAGGAACCAATGATTTTTCTGGAGGCGACGGTAAAAAAGAACGGCTGCCTTTTAATCCTGAAAAATACGTTTCGAATTACATGAATTTTATAAAGATGTTGTACCAACACAATCCAAAAGCGCAGATTGTTATTACAAACAGTCCAATGGTAAATGGCGAAAGGGCGGTTGTTTTTGAAGATTGTTTAAAGAAAGTAAAAGCCGCTTTTGATGGAGATAAAGCCCATAAAACAATTCTGATTTTCAAATTTAAACCCATGACACCAAAAGGATGTACAGGTCATCCGGATGTGGCTGATCATCAGGTTTTGGCAGCAGAATACGGTCCATTTTTAAAAAAGTTACTGAATGAAAAATAAAATACTATTCGTTTTCTTTTTGATGATTTATGGTTTTGCCGAAGCAAATGTTACGCTTCCCAATATTTTTGGGGATAATATGGTTTTACAACGTAACTCCGAAGTGAAAATCTGGGGCTGGGCAAATCCGAAAGAAGAAATCAAACTGATTTCCGGCTGGAATAACCAGGAATATAAAACAGTTACAAATAATCAGGCGAAATGGGAACTGACCATTAAAACTCCCGAAGCCGGTGGTCCTTTTACGATTTCTATAAAAGGTTACAACGAAGTTTTGCTTAAAAATATTCTGATTGGCGAAGTCTGGCTTTGTTCCGGTCAGTCGAACATGGAAATGTCGGCAAGCTGGGGAATCGATAATGGCGATGAAGAAGTTAAAAATGCCAAAGATTTTAATATCCGATTTTTTACGGTTTCAAAATCTACCGCAGTTACACCACAGAATAATGTATTAGGAAACTGGACAGAATCGACTCCGGAAACAATGAAATATTTCAGTGCCGTTGGTTATTTCTTTGCGAAGCGTTTAAAAGAAGATTTAAAAAATGTTCCCATCGGGTTAATTTCGTCCAACTGGGGCGGTACTCCTGCTGAAATCTGGATGCCTGAAGAAGTTGTTCAAAACGATCCTGTTTTACTCGAAAATGCTAAAAAACTCAGCGAACAAGAATATGGTCCGCATCAGCCGGGACGTGCATACAATGCGATGATTCACCCAATTACAGGATTTAAAATTGCAGGAACGCTTTGGTATCAGGGAGAATCGAATGTGGGTTCATTGGTTTATGATAAAACTTTAGGCGCTTTGATTACTTCATGGCGAAAAGAATGGAAAGAAAATTTCCCTTTTTACTATGTCCAGATTGCGCCTTATAAAACGGGAACGAATAATTTCTCAAATGTAACGGTTAGAAATTCACAGCGAAAATTATTAAAAGAAGTTTCAAATACCGGAATGGTCGTAATCAGCGATGTTTCGGATACAATTGATATTCATCCTAAGAATAAAAAATCAGTCGGAATTCGTCTGGCGAATCTGGCTTTGGCTGAAACGTATAAAACCAATTCTAATTTGGTTAATGGTCCGCTTTTTAAAGGTTTTAAAATTGAGAAAAACAAGGTAATAGTTTCTTTTGATCATGCTGACGGATTGTATTTCAAGAACAAAAAATCGAATCAGTTTGAAGTAGCCGGAGCCGATGGTGTTTTCGTACCTGCCGAAGCTTCGATAAAAAGTAATCAGGTGATTTTGACAAGTAAAGTTGTAAATCCGGCAAGAGTGAGATTTGCATGGGGAAATACAACGCAGTCAGATTTGTTTAACAAAGCAAATCTGCCTGCTTCTTGTTTTAGTTCTGAGGAATAAAATTTTAGATATTAGAATGTAGATTTTAGATTTTGCGGATTGTTTGTCATTTCGACCGAAGGGAGAAATCACACTAGGATATCTATAAAGTAAATCGCTAATCTTTGTCGAGTTTCGTGTGTGATTTCTCCCTTCGGTCGAAATGACAAGATTGGAGACATCTTACCGACAAAACAAGTCAAAAAAAACGTAGAATCTTAGCAACTCAGAACCTTAGAATCTAAAAAAAAAAGAACTAACTAAACCACATATGAAAAATAAAAAAATAATAATTATTGGGATCTTGTCCCTGTTTACAGTTGGAAATATGAATGCACAAAAAAAGCCGTATCTGGATAAAAATAAAACTAT
This portion of the Flavobacterium gelatinilyticum genome encodes:
- a CDS encoding sialate O-acetylesterase, with translation MKNKILFVFFLMIYGFAEANVTLPNIFGDNMVLQRNSEVKIWGWANPKEEIKLISGWNNQEYKTVTNNQAKWELTIKTPEAGGPFTISIKGYNEVLLKNILIGEVWLCSGQSNMEMSASWGIDNGDEEVKNAKDFNIRFFTVSKSTAVTPQNNVLGNWTESTPETMKYFSAVGYFFAKRLKEDLKNVPIGLISSNWGGTPAEIWMPEEVVQNDPVLLENAKKLSEQEYGPHQPGRAYNAMIHPITGFKIAGTLWYQGESNVGSLVYDKTLGALITSWRKEWKENFPFYYVQIAPYKTGTNNFSNVTVRNSQRKLLKEVSNTGMVVISDVSDTIDIHPKNKKSVGIRLANLALAETYKTNSNLVNGPLFKGFKIEKNKVIVSFDHADGLYFKNKKSNQFEVAGADGVFVPAEASIKSNQVILTSKVVNPARVRFAWGNTTQSDLFNKANLPASCFSSEE